A single Acidobacteriota bacterium DNA region contains:
- a CDS encoding PQQ-binding-like beta-propeller repeat protein, whose product MKSGARIIRPLAATIAAVAVLGCGGGSAGGPARADWPMYRGDAAGTGYSPLAEITTANVGSLEPAWSFALASSPAGEGAVGDPGRPARSQATPIAVDGVLYLPAAAAVVALDAATGEEVWRHTVADGAPSRRGVSYWPGGGADAAAPRIVFCAGARLIALDAATGAPATEFGDGGAVDIGVPYNSVPLVWEDIVVVGANTPPGTAGGIGNARAFSAVTGEKLWEFNSVARPGEVGHETWEGESWRGRLGGNAWPFYFTVDEEREIVFLPLAAPIPFAYGGDRHGANLFANAVVAVDIRTGEYRWHFQTIHHDIWDHDPPAPPVLFEVERGGETIDALAVTTKSGYLFVLGREDGEPVFGVEERPMPPSEVPGEQTHPSQPIPSVTPALGRVGYEAEDLVTADDTTAEHAEACAELVESAGPLHNAGPYTPWMHREAEDRGATLLFPGLAGGPNWGGVAFDPATRRLLAFSQDVGTMGWVEEDTEADLATYVLRVARPFSFAVRIGDVSWPCQKPPWGTLTAVDADTGEVAWRRPLGVTEGLPAERRETGRPGRASAIVTAGGLAFIAATDDRRFRALDVETGEELWSAELPLLGNANPMTYLAADGQQYVAVTATEELVAFRLP is encoded by the coding sequence ATGAAGTCTGGAGCGAGGATCATACGGCCTCTGGCGGCGACGATCGCGGCGGTGGCCGTTCTGGGCTGCGGCGGCGGTTCCGCGGGCGGTCCGGCGCGCGCCGACTGGCCGATGTACCGCGGCGACGCCGCGGGAACCGGGTACTCGCCGCTGGCCGAGATCACGACTGCCAACGTCGGCAGCCTCGAGCCGGCCTGGAGCTTCGCGCTCGCCTCTTCGCCCGCGGGCGAGGGTGCGGTGGGCGATCCCGGTCGGCCGGCGCGCTCCCAGGCGACGCCCATCGCGGTGGACGGCGTGCTCTATCTGCCGGCGGCCGCCGCGGTGGTCGCGCTCGACGCGGCGACCGGAGAGGAGGTCTGGCGCCACACGGTGGCGGACGGCGCCCCGTCGCGACGGGGCGTTTCGTACTGGCCGGGCGGCGGCGCGGACGCGGCGGCGCCTCGCATCGTGTTCTGCGCCGGCGCGCGGCTGATTGCGCTCGACGCGGCCACCGGGGCGCCGGCGACGGAGTTCGGCGATGGCGGCGCGGTGGACATCGGCGTCCCCTACAACTCCGTGCCGCTGGTCTGGGAGGACATCGTCGTAGTCGGCGCGAACACGCCGCCGGGAACCGCGGGCGGCATCGGCAACGCCCGGGCGTTCAGCGCCGTCACCGGCGAGAAGCTCTGGGAGTTCAACTCCGTGGCCCGGCCGGGCGAGGTCGGCCACGAGACCTGGGAGGGCGAGAGCTGGCGTGGTCGCCTGGGCGGGAACGCCTGGCCCTTCTACTTCACGGTCGACGAGGAACGGGAGATCGTGTTCCTGCCGCTCGCCGCGCCGATTCCCTTCGCCTACGGCGGCGACCGGCACGGCGCCAATCTGTTCGCGAACGCCGTGGTCGCCGTCGACATCCGGACCGGTGAGTATCGCTGGCACTTCCAGACGATCCACCACGACATCTGGGACCACGATCCGCCGGCGCCGCCGGTGCTGTTCGAGGTCGAGCGGGGCGGCGAGACGATCGACGCCCTCGCCGTGACGACGAAGTCCGGCTACCTCTTCGTCCTTGGCCGCGAGGACGGCGAGCCGGTCTTCGGCGTCGAGGAGCGGCCGATGCCGCCGAGCGAGGTGCCCGGGGAGCAGACCCACCCGAGCCAGCCGATTCCGAGTGTGACGCCGGCATTGGGGCGAGTCGGCTACGAGGCGGAGGACCTGGTGACCGCCGACGACACGACCGCCGAGCATGCGGAAGCCTGCGCCGAACTGGTCGAGAGCGCCGGACCACTTCACAACGCGGGCCCGTATACGCCCTGGATGCACCGTGAGGCCGAGGATCGCGGCGCCACCCTACTGTTCCCGGGCCTGGCCGGCGGGCCGAACTGGGGCGGCGTCGCCTTCGATCCGGCGACGCGCCGGCTGCTCGCCTTCAGCCAGGACGTCGGCACGATGGGCTGGGTCGAGGAGGACACGGAGGCCGATCTTGCGACGTACGTCCTGCGAGTGGCCCGGCCGTTCTCCTTCGCGGTCCGCATCGGCGACGTGTCCTGGCCGTGCCAGAAACCGCCCTGGGGAACGCTGACCGCGGTCGATGCCGATACCGGCGAAGTCGCGTGGCGGCGGCCGCTCGGCGTCACCGAGGGACTGCCGGCGGAGAGGCGGGAGACCGGCCGCCCGGGCCGCGCTTCGGCGATCGTCACCGCCGGCGGGCTCGCCTTCATCGCCGCGACCGACGATCGCCGCTTCCGGGCGCTCGACGTGGAGACCGGCGAGGAACTGTGGTCGGCGGAGCTGCCGCTCCTGGGCAACGCGAACCCGATGACCTACCTGGCAGCGGACGGCCAGCAGTACGTGGCGGTGACGGCGACGGAAGAGCTGGTCGCGTTCCGGTTACCGTAG
- a CDS encoding PQQ-dependent sugar dehydrogenase, with translation MKRKTATRMTRIAVFFLAAAIAGQAVAQTGYGGGRSGLARVELPDEPWIMNTHLIPEVKVSVVARGINRPWSLAFLPKGDMLVTERGGDLRLIRDGVLVDEPIAGVPDDVLARSLAGMMEVAIHPHFADNGYVYLTYTRQVSGREGTVALVRGRLDGTSLVDVEDVFVAEPWGGSIAAARLAFVPGENIMYMTMGGAFGADLVDGTQSFFGHAKLAQDPNSHAGKTLRLRLDGSVPDDNPFVGKEGHKPEIYSMGHRNQMGLALHPETHQPWTTEHAPQGGDELNAIEAGKNYGWPVVSYGRHYNGVRISERFWAEGMEEPAIFWLPSIAPSGLAFYTGDAFPEWKGNLFAGALMTGRMPNTGHLERLIFSEKGEELGREWLLKEVGKRIRDVRQGPDEFLYVITDERDGAVIKLEPVKKAEEAETAAG, from the coding sequence ATGAAACGAAAGACCGCAACTCGAATGACCCGGATCGCCGTGTTCTTCCTGGCCGCCGCCATCGCCGGCCAGGCCGTCGCCCAGACGGGCTACGGCGGCGGCCGTAGCGGCCTTGCCCGCGTCGAACTGCCGGACGAGCCGTGGATCATGAACACCCACCTGATTCCCGAGGTGAAGGTCTCCGTCGTCGCCCGCGGCATCAACCGGCCCTGGTCCCTCGCCTTCCTCCCCAAGGGCGACATGCTGGTCACTGAGCGCGGAGGCGACCTGCGCCTGATCCGCGACGGCGTGCTCGTCGACGAGCCGATCGCCGGCGTCCCCGACGACGTCCTCGCCCGCAGCCTCGCCGGCATGATGGAAGTCGCCATCCACCCGCACTTCGCCGACAACGGCTACGTCTATCTCACCTACACCCGGCAGGTCTCCGGCCGGGAGGGCACCGTCGCCCTGGTCCGCGGCAGGCTCGACGGCACCTCGCTCGTAGACGTCGAGGACGTGTTCGTCGCCGAGCCCTGGGGCGGCTCGATCGCCGCCGCCCGGCTCGCCTTCGTTCCCGGCGAGAACATCATGTACATGACGATGGGCGGGGCCTTCGGCGCCGACCTCGTCGACGGCACCCAGAGCTTCTTCGGCCACGCCAAGCTGGCCCAGGACCCCAACAGCCACGCCGGCAAGACGCTGCGGCTGCGCCTCGACGGCAGCGTGCCCGACGACAACCCCTTCGTCGGCAAGGAGGGGCACAAGCCCGAGATCTACTCGATGGGCCACCGCAACCAGATGGGTCTCGCGCTCCACCCCGAAACCCACCAGCCCTGGACCACCGAGCACGCCCCGCAGGGCGGCGACGAACTGAACGCGATCGAAGCCGGCAAGAACTACGGCTGGCCGGTCGTCTCCTACGGCCGCCACTACAACGGCGTGCGCATCTCCGAGCGCTTCTGGGCCGAAGGCATGGAAGAACCCGCGATCTTCTGGCTGCCCTCCATCGCCCCCTCCGGGCTCGCCTTCTACACCGGCGACGCGTTCCCCGAGTGGAAGGGCAACCTCTTCGCCGGCGCCCTGATGACCGGCCGGATGCCCAACACCGGCCATCTCGAACGGCTCATCTTCAGCGAGAAGGGCGAGGAACTCGGCCGCGAGTGGCTGCTCAAGGAGGTCGGCAAGCGGATCCGCGACGTCCGCCAGGGCCCCGACGAGTTCCTCTACGTCATCACCGATGAGCGGGACGGTGCGGTGATCAAGCTGGAGCCGGTCAAGAAGGCGGAAGAGGCGGAAACCGCCGCCGGGTAG
- a CDS encoding DUF3604 domain-containing protein: MTRTGLPALALTVLACAGPSADDAYGPSGAGAGGATSASPADRVALFGDMHIHTMYSHDAFMGTVRTTPDDAYRFARGEAIPHPSGESVRLSGAPLDFLAVTDHAEYLGALPALIDPDSPTYGHPLTEDLFSGEGRDARARLGALSRLRELAATGDPINGPEVRASAWQRVIEAAERHNDPGRFTALIGYEYTKGVGGRHVHRNVIFRGGEAPELPFSSLDGDPEDLWNWLDGLREEGIEALAMPHNMNQSDGLAFSDRETWKGAEIDAEFAAKRIRNEPVAEISQQKGTSEVHPSLSPNDEWADFQIVQYYLDRVNNTDPISVFKGGYWRDALLTGLEMEERLGVNPYALGAVGSSDSHVSAGSYEEDNRFSSRTNTPQARGSAYREEDGGWENFWTPRQATHGTGGLAGAWADGNTRSAIFDALKRRESFATSGTRIRVRFFGGFGLDEAVAEAADPVAAAYEHGVPMGGDLEGVNDDAPSFLVWALRDPENAWLQRAQVIKGWLEDGEAQERVYDVVCSDGLEPDPETHRCDDNGAQVNLDDCSISRDKGAVELRTTWTDPDFDAGARSFYYVRVLENPTCRWSTWDALSLGIEPNPDLHAIHQERAWSSPIWYTP; the protein is encoded by the coding sequence ATGACCAGAACCGGTCTGCCCGCTCTCGCCCTGACCGTCCTCGCCTGTGCCGGCCCGTCGGCCGACGACGCCTACGGCCCGTCCGGCGCAGGCGCCGGCGGCGCCACCTCCGCCTCGCCGGCGGACCGCGTCGCCCTGTTCGGCGACATGCACATCCACACGATGTACTCCCACGACGCGTTCATGGGCACCGTGCGAACGACGCCGGACGACGCCTACCGGTTCGCCAGGGGGGAGGCGATTCCTCATCCGTCGGGTGAATCGGTCCGGCTTTCCGGCGCGCCGCTCGACTTCCTCGCGGTGACCGACCACGCGGAGTACCTGGGCGCCCTGCCGGCGCTGATCGACCCGGACAGTCCCACCTATGGACATCCGCTGACCGAGGATCTGTTCAGCGGCGAGGGCCGCGACGCGCGGGCGCGGCTGGGAGCGCTGAGCCGGTTGCGGGAACTCGCCGCCACTGGCGACCCGATCAACGGGCCGGAGGTGCGGGCGAGCGCCTGGCAGCGGGTCATCGAGGCCGCCGAGCGCCACAACGATCCGGGTCGGTTCACTGCCCTGATCGGCTACGAGTACACGAAGGGGGTCGGTGGCCGCCACGTGCACCGGAACGTCATCTTCCGCGGCGGCGAAGCGCCGGAGTTGCCCTTCAGTTCCCTGGACGGCGACCCCGAGGATCTCTGGAACTGGCTCGACGGCCTGCGCGAGGAGGGGATCGAGGCGCTGGCGATGCCGCACAACATGAACCAGAGCGACGGCCTGGCCTTCTCCGACCGGGAAACCTGGAAGGGTGCGGAGATCGACGCGGAATTCGCTGCCAAGCGGATTCGGAACGAACCGGTGGCCGAGATCAGCCAGCAGAAGGGCACCTCGGAGGTCCATCCGTCGCTGTCGCCGAACGACGAGTGGGCCGATTTCCAGATCGTCCAGTACTACCTGGACCGGGTGAACAACACGGACCCGATCTCGGTCTTCAAGGGCGGCTACTGGCGGGACGCGCTGCTGACCGGCCTCGAGATGGAGGAGCGACTGGGCGTGAACCCCTACGCCCTCGGCGCGGTCGGCTCAAGCGACAGCCACGTCTCCGCCGGCTCCTACGAGGAGGACAACCGCTTCTCGTCGAGGACGAACACGCCCCAGGCGCGCGGCTCGGCCTACCGCGAGGAGGACGGTGGCTGGGAGAACTTCTGGACGCCGCGCCAGGCCACCCACGGCACCGGCGGCCTGGCGGGGGCGTGGGCGGACGGGAACACGCGCTCCGCGATCTTCGACGCGCTGAAGCGACGCGAGTCCTTCGCCACCTCGGGCACGCGCATCCGCGTGCGCTTCTTCGGGGGCTTCGGGCTCGATGAGGCCGTGGCGGAGGCAGCGGACCCGGTCGCCGCGGCCTACGAGCACGGCGTGCCGATGGGCGGCGACCTCGAAGGCGTGAACGACGACGCGCCGAGCTTCCTGGTCTGGGCGCTCCGCGACCCGGAGAACGCCTGGCTGCAGCGAGCCCAGGTCATCAAGGGCTGGCTGGAGGACGGCGAAGCGCAGGAGCGCGTCTACGACGTCGTTTGCTCGGACGGCCTGGAGCCCGACCCCGAGACCCACCGCTGCGACGACAACGGCGCCCAGGTCAACCTGGACGACTGCTCGATCAGCCGGGACAAGGGCGCCGTCGAACTCCGGACCACCTGGACCGACCCGGACTTCGACGCCGGCGCCCGCTCCTTCTACTACGTCCGCGTGCTTGAGAATCCGACCTGCCGCTGGTCGACCTGGGACGCGCTCAGCCTCGGCATCGAACCGAACCCCGATCTCCACGCGATCCACCAGGAACGGGCGTGGAGTTCGCCCATCTGGTACACGCCGTAG
- a CDS encoding PP2C family protein-serine/threonine phosphatase, protein MAQIPTDTWQAEIRAELANLEEIGLATKPSSGDLPNLRGVEVHGISIPLLRAIGGDHLIYLDFKQRYDLERRLREAEEAGRAEVVAGLRKCRQRTGVLVADVSGHKVTDALVAAMLHQAFLLGAYYELDLFGEITTRLFEHINQRFFKSTTLNKYLTMVYGEVSEQGSFRFFSAGHPAPLVFAGRPGRIEHLPEDQLVRFPPVGMFASNAYMDERVDPGPLGYKRPYEVSEVELLEAGDLLLLYTDGFAEHGGGRYLDERAEALLEAVRAEPAPEICERLRTDLLAFAAPEDDITFVVIKKTA, encoded by the coding sequence GTGGCCCAGATTCCGACCGACACCTGGCAGGCCGAGATCCGCGCCGAACTGGCCAATCTCGAGGAGATCGGCCTGGCGACGAAGCCCTCGTCCGGCGACCTGCCGAACCTGCGCGGCGTGGAGGTGCACGGGATCTCGATACCGCTGTTGCGGGCGATCGGCGGCGACCACCTGATCTACCTCGACTTCAAGCAGCGCTATGACCTGGAGCGCCGGCTTCGCGAGGCGGAAGAAGCGGGGCGCGCGGAAGTCGTCGCCGGGCTGCGCAAGTGCCGGCAGCGGACCGGCGTCCTGGTGGCCGACGTCTCCGGGCACAAGGTGACCGACGCCCTGGTCGCGGCCATGCTGCACCAGGCCTTCCTGCTCGGGGCGTACTACGAGCTCGACCTCTTCGGCGAGATCACCACGCGGCTCTTCGAGCACATCAACCAGCGTTTCTTCAAGTCGACGACGCTGAACAAGTACCTCACGATGGTCTACGGAGAGGTGTCCGAGCAGGGCAGCTTCCGCTTCTTCTCTGCCGGCCACCCGGCGCCCCTGGTGTTCGCGGGCCGTCCGGGCCGCATCGAGCACCTGCCGGAAGACCAGCTCGTCCGCTTCCCGCCGGTCGGCATGTTCGCGTCGAACGCCTACATGGACGAGCGCGTCGACCCCGGTCCGCTCGGCTACAAGCGGCCCTACGAGGTCAGCGAGGTGGAGCTGCTCGAGGCCGGCGACCTGCTCCTGCTGTACACCGACGGCTTCGCCGAGCACGGCGGCGGCCGGTATCTCGACGAACGCGCCGAGGCGCTGCTCGAGGCCGTGCGCGCCGAACCGGCGCCGGAGATCTGCGAGCGGCTCAGGACGGACCTGCTGGCCTTCGCGGCGCCCGAGGACGACATCACCTTCGTGGTGATCAAGAAGACAGCGTAG
- a CDS encoding phosphotransferase family protein translates to MSTHDESTGPEGYDQPAVEAWIADHVDSLAPPLQWTRLQGGHSNLTYRIDDTEGRAAVIRRPPQGKLLPKAHDMSREWALISALGPTPVPVPPAIAFCESPDVTGAWFYVMGLVYGRPLYSSAHTEEWVPRERRPKLAHSFIDVLAELHAVDPDEVGLGELGKRDSYVGRQLRTWYRSWTASVEPAQLDDPRAHELQRYFLEHLPDQGPARVVHGDYGLHNCLVGPDSTIAAVVDWEISTLGDPLADLAYAMNQWMPVTDTMPTGAGGATAAPGFPAREELLDRYAERTGRDLSNLDYYVGFNRWKSAAIVHGVYARYMEGKKSTAGVDLPEMRQRIVRTLDLAEEAVNRL, encoded by the coding sequence ATGTCGACACACGACGAAAGCACGGGTCCGGAGGGCTATGACCAACCCGCAGTCGAGGCCTGGATCGCCGACCACGTCGACAGCCTGGCGCCGCCCCTCCAGTGGACCCGGCTTCAGGGCGGACACTCGAACCTGACCTACCGGATCGACGACACGGAGGGCCGCGCCGCGGTCATCCGCCGGCCGCCGCAGGGCAAGCTCCTGCCCAAGGCGCACGACATGAGCCGCGAGTGGGCGCTGATCTCGGCGCTCGGACCGACCCCGGTGCCGGTGCCGCCGGCGATCGCCTTCTGCGAGAGCCCGGACGTCACCGGCGCCTGGTTCTACGTGATGGGCCTGGTCTACGGCCGGCCGCTCTACAGCTCGGCCCACACCGAGGAGTGGGTGCCGCGGGAGCGCCGCCCGAAGCTGGCGCATTCGTTCATCGACGTCCTGGCCGAACTCCACGCCGTCGACCCGGACGAGGTCGGCCTCGGCGAGCTCGGCAAACGCGACAGCTATGTCGGGCGGCAGCTTCGCACCTGGTACCGGTCGTGGACGGCGTCCGTCGAGCCGGCGCAGCTCGACGATCCCCGGGCGCACGAGCTGCAGCGCTACTTCCTCGAGCACCTGCCGGACCAGGGGCCGGCGCGGGTCGTCCACGGCGACTACGGGCTGCACAACTGCCTGGTCGGGCCGGACTCGACGATTGCCGCCGTCGTCGACTGGGAGATCTCGACCCTCGGTGATCCGCTGGCCGACCTGGCCTACGCGATGAACCAGTGGATGCCGGTGACCGACACGATGCCCACCGGCGCCGGCGGCGCCACCGCGGCGCCCGGTTTCCCCGCGCGCGAGGAACTGCTGGACCGCTACGCGGAGCGGACCGGCCGCGACCTCTCGAATCTCGACTACTACGTCGGCTTCAACCGATGGAAGTCGGCGGCGATCGTGCACGGCGTGTATGCCCGCTACATGGAAGGCAAGAAGAGCACTGCGGGCGTCGACCTGCCCGAGATGCGCCAGCGCATCGTGCGGACGCTCGACCTGGCGGAAGAAGCGGTCAACCGTCTCTGA